One Solea solea chromosome 5, fSolSol10.1, whole genome shotgun sequence genomic window carries:
- the slc22a31 gene encoding putative solute carrier family 22 member 31, producing MAADTDDSEAPLHMDYEAKVFPHSGGYGRYNRVVVLFSWFPNFAVTLNLLSDIFFTHIPESYHCTPDPELLPSAFLLSNFSRQGYLNVAIPWVNGSGRSHCELFKYPPNTSDFSGHVPRERVSCTRGWDYVHSAGLHTNFVTEWNLVCSDYWKIPLQHICFMMGWILGYILLGTLCDWLGRRRGFLVSISLSSVLGIAVCLSNSAVVFLLLRLSQGAMLAGVFLSSYIVRLELCDPPHRLMVAMISGFFAVFAELLLPGVAVLCRDWPILQAVVTLPLLLLLSYWCFGSVFPESPRWLLATAQIPQFKQSVQGFSTRNGVCRRDEIYPGETLLSEIDSVYGEDCRPSYHSVLELRQTRVIWKNCLILSFTLFIGTGIQYCFTRNLHSFSTNFYFSYFLRVITGALACVFICVTVERFGRRGILLLSAIITGLSSLVLLALTQYLRGGLVLVLSVVGLLSSQALAMLSVFFACEVMPTVVRGGCLGLVMAAGCVGMAASSLMELQNNSGYFLHHVIFASFAVLSVLSIMLLPESKRKPLPDSLKDGENQRRPPLFLSRPDRVSLPLLCTRPPLSAYNPENYSRLVSATRKMLTKESLPYRISAPALSPLLSGSETQEQENETQDGYVRRTSSSSSVTNLNYPSSVF from the exons ATGGCCGCGGACACCGATGACAGTGAGGCTCCTCTTCACATGGATTACGAGGCGAAGGTTTTCCCTCACAGCGGCGGATACGGACGCTACAACCGGGTGGTGGTCTTGTTCAGCTGGTTCCCAAACTTCGCGGTCACGTTGAATCTGCTCAGCGACATTTTCTTCACCCACATACCGGAGTCGTACCACTGTACGCCCGACCCGGAGCTGCTGCCCTCCGCGTTCCTCCTCAGCAACTTCTCCAGGCAGGGATACTTGAACGTCGCCATCCCGTGGGTGAACGGCTCCGGTCGGAGCCACTGTGAACTCTTCAAATATCCGCCCAACACCTCCGACTTCTCGGGTCATGTTCCCAGAGAGAGGGTGTCCTGCACCCGAGGCTGGGACTACGTTCACTCTGCGGGGCTTCACACCAActttgtcactgag TGGAACTTGGTTTGCAGCGACTACTGGAAAATCCCTTTGCAGCACATCTGTTTTATGATGGGATGGATTCTGGGATACATCCTCCTTGGTACATTGTGTGACTG GTTGGGCCGTCGGCGCGGGTTCCTCGTGTCCATCAGTCTGTCCAGTGTGTTGGGGAtcgctgtgtgtttgtccaacaGCGCTGtggtgtttctgctgctgcgtCTCTCTCAGGGCGCCATGCTCGCCGGAGTGTTTTTGTCCTCGTACATCGTCC GGTTGGAGCTGTGCGATCCTCCCCACCGCCTCATGGTCGCCATGATCAGCGGCTTCTTTGCCGTGTTCGCAGAGCTGCTGTTGCCGGGTGTCGCGGTCCTGTGCCGTGATTGGCCCATCCTCCAGGCTGTGGTCACGTTGCCTCTGCTCCTGTTGCTTTCTTACTGGTG TTTTGGCTCAGTGTTTCCTGAGTCTCCTCGCTGGCTGCTGGCCACGGCTCAGATCCCTCAGTTCAAGCAAAGCGTCCAGGGATTCTCCACCAGGAACGGAGTCTGTCGGCGTGATGAGATTTACCCTGGAGAAACTCTGCTGTCAG AGATCGACTCAGTGTACGGAGAAGACTGTCGCCCGAGTTATCACTCAGTCCTGGAGCTGCGTCAGACTCGTGTTATCTGGAAGAACTGCCTCATCCTCAGCTTCACTCT GTTCATAGGAACAGGAATCCAGTACTGTTTCACCAGGAACCTCCACAGCTTCTCCACAAACTTCTACTTCAGCTACTTCCTCAGAGTGATCACTGGAGCGCTGGCCTGCGTCTTCATCTGCGTGACGGTCGAGCGCTTCGGTCGGCGCGGGATTCTCCTGCTCTCTGCCATCATCACTGGACTGTCgtcgctggtgctgctggccCTCACTCAGT ATCTGCGTGGAGGTCTGGTCCTGGTTCTCTCTGTCGTGGGTCTGCTGTCCTCTCAGGCTCTCGCGATGCTCAGTGTGTTCTTCGCCTGCGAGGTGATGCCAACTGTGGTCCG aggTGGATGCCTCGGCTTGGTGATGGCGGCGGGTTGCGTTGGCATGGCCGCTTCCTCCCTGATGGAGCTCCAGAACAACAGCGGCTATTTCCTCCACCACGTCATTTTCGCCTCCTTCGCCGTCCTCTCCGTCCTCTCCATAATGCTCCTGCCCGAGAGCAAGCGCAAGCCGCTCCCCGACTCTCTGAAGGACGGCGAGAACCAGCGGCGCCCGCCTCTCTTCCTGTCCCGGCCAGACAGGGTCAGCCTGCCTCTACTGTGCACCCGCCCCCCTTTGTCAGCGTACAACCCCGAAAACTACTCGCGCTTAGTTTCTGCCACAAGGAAGATGTTGACTAAAGAGAGTTTGCCTTACAGGATCTCTGCGCCGGCTCTTTCCCCTCTGCTGTCAGGCAGTGAAACACAGGAACAGGAGAATGAGACCCAGGATGGATACGTTCGAAGaacctcctcgtcctcgtccgtGACAAACTTGAATTATCCCTCTTCGGTCTTCTAG
- the dpep1 gene encoding dipeptidase 1 has product MLYRVFLAVHFAAWISSCVFTSAEDPHMTRALKLMSETPLIDGHNDLPWQLRKQFNNQLNKVDLKTLNTTHTNIPKIKDGRLGAQFWSAYVPCDTQYKDAVRQTLEQIEVVHRICKEYPQFFEFAVSSGDILNAFRKNKTASLIGVEGGHSIDSSLATLRIMYHLGVRYLTLTHSCNTPWADNWLVDTESEPSQHNGLSPFGKQLIEEMNRMGMLIDLAHVTVAVMNQVLDMSKAPVIFSHSSAYSVCPHKRNVPDDILKKVKAKNGIVMVNFYNDYVTCSHTAKLSDVADHFDHIKKVAGADIIGFGGDYDGVTRLPEGLEDVSKVPNLVAELLRRGWTDEEVKAALGNNLLRVLKEAEMVRDSLIDKAPNDVPIPYEEVKENQCRTSYGYDVKDAGHFHSLSTLALLLTLLLQVLVTVAAS; this is encoded by the exons ATGCTGTACAGGGTTTTCTTGGCTGTGCATTTTGCTGCGTGGATCAGCTCCTGTGTCTTCACCTCTGCTGAGGATCCACACATGACCAGAGCTCTGAAGCTCATGTCTGAGACGCCGCTCATTGACGG TCACAACGACTTGCCTTGGCAACTTCGAAAGCAATTCAACAATCAGCTCAACAAAGTGGATCTTAAAACccttaacacaacacacaccaaCATCCCTAAGATCAAGGATGGACGACTGGGAGCACAG TTCTGGTCGGCCTATGTTCCCTGTGACACTCAGTACAAAGACGCAGTGAGACAAACACTGGAGCAGATCGAAGTGGTTCACAGGATCTGCAAAGAATACCCGCAATTCTTCGAGTTTGCCGTCAGTAGCGGAG ACATCCTGAACGCCTTCCGCAAGAATAAGACTGCCAGCCTAATTGGGGTGGAGGGGGGTCACTCCATAGACAGCAGTCTGGCCACCCTGCGCATCATGTACCATCTGGGGGTTCGATACCTCACCCTCACGCACTCCTGCAACACACCGTG GGCGGATAACTGGCTTGTTGACACAGAATCAGAGCCATCGCAACACAATGGCCTCTCTCCATTTGGCAAG CAACTAATTGAGGAAATGAACCGCATGGGGATGCTGATTGACCTGGCTCATGTGACAGTTGCGGTCATGAACCAGGTGCTGGACATGTCCAAAGCTCCCGTCATCTTCAGCCACTCCTCCGCCTACAGTGTCTGTCCACATAAGAGGAACGTCCCCGATGACATTCTCAAGAAAGTT AAAGCAAAAAATGGGATCGTCATGGTGAACTTCTACAATGACTATGTGACCTGCAGCCACACTGCAAAACTTTCAGACGTCGCTG ATCACTTTGACCACATAAAGAAAGTGGCTGGGGCTGATATCATCGGATTTGGCGGGGATTATGACGGAGTTACCAG ACTACCAGAGGGTTTGGAGGACGTGTCCAAGGTGCCCAACCTCGTGGCTGAGCTGCTGAGAAGAGGATGGACTGATGAGGAGGTCAAAGCTGCTCTGGGAAATAATCTTCTCCGGGTTCTGAAAGAGGCTGAGATG GTCCGTGACAGTCTGATAGACAAGGCTCCAAATGATGTTCCTATTCCAtatgaggaggtgaaggagaacCAGTGCAGGACGAGCTACGGGTACGACGTGAAGGACGCTGGACATTTCCACTCCCTCAGCACTCTGGCCCTGCTGCTCACACTGCTACTGCAGGTTCTCGTCACAGTAGCCGCTTCATAG